TTGAGAAGAAAAGAGTTAAAAGTCAGTTCTTGAATCCTGTTGAGGaggaaagagttaaaagtcaGCTCTTTCATCCTGTTGAGGATAAAGTTGAAACATATAAACAGCCAGACATAGATCCCAATAAGATTGGGTATGATTACAATTACAATGTTGCCTTAGATCTCTCTTCCTCCAGCTCCATCAAAAGGACCAATGTTGTTCAAGCATCAGAAAGCACATCTCAAGCCAAAGACAGGTGTGAAGATGTGAAATCTTTAGTCTCTGACTTGTCATTAGTGCCCcacctgggttcaaatcttcaCTTAGTCGAACAACAGCAGACAAACGATTTATCAACCATTAGTGCAGATGGTGTCCCCTGCCATGAAATAATGTCAGATAATGTCCCCTGCTATGAAGGAATGTCAGATAATGTCCCCTGCTATGAAGGAATGTCAGATAATGCCCCCTGCTATGAAGGAATGTCAGATAATGTCCCCTGCTCTGAAGGAATGTCAGATAATGTCCCCTGCGCTGAAGGAATGTCAGATAATGTCCCCTGCTCTGAAGGAATGTCAAATGATGCAGAGAGTAAAAGTGCATCTTTTCAGCCAATCACAATGGAAAGGGAGCCAGTAAAAACAGAAGAGATGGCCCCAACTGACCAGGGGCTTGAGAACGAGTCAAATAATGACAATCATCACATAATCAATGAAGTGGTTTCAGTTTCTTTGTTGGATCAAGAAGGTGTACACATCAAAGAAGATTGTATTGATTCTGGTAAAAATACAGAGCGATGCAAAGAAAATAGGAACACCAATCCCAGTATTAATAGCACTGCTGTTAGTGGTAGTCACAGAAGTCCAACACTTTGTTTAGAGAATCTTGCTTCTTGCAGTCAGGCTGGTCCAGGACAATACCATTTTACAGCTTCTCTTTTTAATGACATTCAAAACTCTTCCCTACAGTCACTTGAGAATGCCTGTCGTGACCCTCACCAACCAAGACAATCAGATTGTAACCAGCAAAGTTCTTCCAAGAACAGTAATCTGTTCACTAACCATTTCCTTCCTTATAACACAAATGAATTTGAGTGGTATAAGGGAGATAAGTTAAATTACACTGAGAACTCTCTGGCTTCTTCTGGTGACACATTCTGTAACAGCCGGAGACTGTACATTGACACACCGTATGATGACATTCAATATGATAGCCCAGAAGAAATAGAAGTCTATCCAAGGCTTATTAATGTGAACAAGACAAAGGACTGTGATATTTCATGTGATAAAATGTCTgaaaatgattctaaatctagtgttgTCCAAATTAATTCAATAGTTTCTTGTGAAAATGATTTCATTTCAAACAATTTATCTCCGCCAACCCAAGCTAGTTGTAGCCAAGAAGAGAATGTCTTAGAGAAGACAGATCAAGTAGATGGTCAAGAAGAGATTCAAAGTTTACAAGGCACTGACTTATATCAAGACACAAATCTTCAGTGTAGCTCAGGGTCTGATAAAACAATAAGTGTTATGTCATCTACTACTAGTGATTTTGATTCTAAATGGGAGATAATTTATAGTTCAGGGGCCAGTTATAATCCTAATCACACAGAGtctacattatctgccccatcgTACAGTACGCAGCTTTCAGCAGCACAGAGAGATAAACCGGACAATCTGACCAATGACAATAGCAAGTCTGGTGTTTACTGGCATGAGATGGAAAGGTCACCGAGCAATAATTTTGCTGCCCCATGGGATATAATGCACAATTCAGAATCTACTGTGAATCGAAATAGTCAAGTGTTTCAAGCTGCCACTGAGATTGACAACCAATCATCTCATTTAGACAATCACGAGCATCAAGGTAAATGGACTTTTATTTACTAAGACATGATTAAACATTCATCATATTAGgacatgtataaatatttagGGTCTGGTCAAACTTTTTCCTGTATCCCTCTAAATTTTTACAATTTGtaatcttaaattatttttataatgttattATTGCTTTAAGTTATTGTAAAATGGCCTGTTATATTAAACACGAAACACTAAAATGCCATGATAATGTAATGAATTTCATTATAATTTGGATTTTGGTCcaactatttatatatttttttttatttagcacaattttgattttttatagcttaataaaattttttaactagagtggacattttttttttacttttcccccctCACTTATTTAAATGCAGGCAGCACGCCAATAGAAGAAAACGCCTCTGACCATCAAAGACTGGATCCTGGTAGCCAAAGCTCTGCCCCACTGAATTGTGCTATACAGTACAATTGCGGAAGAATGACTGGCCACACAAGTGCCTCAATACCAACAGGAGATCCTTCACTCATGCTTGGTAGCCAGGAGAATGCAGGTACAGAGTGGAGCAGTAATGAAGAAAGTACTCAGTTGAATCTCGTGTCGACGGTTAATTCCCGCCATGTTGATAGGGAACAAACAGAAAATCCTGTAAACTTAAAATCTGAGCCAGTTAATTATCAGACTAAAACTAGAGCTGACAATCAATGCGGTCAAGCATCTAATCAGAAAGACCAACAATGCGAAGCATTTTTTACAGGGACTTTAAGGCGACGCACTAAGTACGAAAAAAAACAGGAagacaataaaaatgttaacacACCTGAAAATCAGATGAGATCAGCTTCCTTTAAACAAGTTCCATCCCTTGAGTCTGTGGATGATTGCCCACCAACTCTTGAAGATGAAAGCAAAAAGATAAATTGCCCTGCTGCAGATGATTGCCCCTTAAGTCCGCCTATTCTTGAAAATGAAAGCCTACGAACAAATGAAAGGATCGCAAATATGAGAAATGTAGGAAAAGCATGTGGCTTTAGAGACGCCGCTAGTTTGGAGAAGCCAGTTCAATTAAAAACTGAACACAGCAGCAAGCAGACAAAGTTGAACGCAAAAATTGACCCTAAAATAATGAACCAAAAGTCTATATGGAGTGACACAACCTATTTGAGCAGAGGGAAACAAATGCTCCGCAAATCCCACGAACAAACAATCACTCAACGCTACAAGTCAATAAACAAACCGAACAACAGCAGTACTTCCACCTTTAAAAATCCAGCGGTCAGTCTAAATCACAGCAAAAAAACTTTAAGTGCCTTGAAAAAACCTAGACCATTATACCAAAGTAGTTTTCAAGTATTAGATTTGAGACACACATCAAAAAGGAAAAGCTGTCTAGGTTTTATTGTAACAGAACTGAAACATTTCATGCCAGTAGATTCACAGATAAGTTTCAAGGCCcagataatttataattttctgGTGATTAAACTGGAAGATATAAGCCAGCTATATAAGCCATTGGTTGCTCAAATGCTGCTCACGGCACCAAAGGGCACCGCTACAAACCAGATGTCATCCCAATCTTCTAGTTCTAGTGTTAGAATCACTGCAGTCAATGGCCCAGCTGGCAATGCTATTCCTGTGGTGACAAAATTAAGGTGTGATACCTGTGGCTTTTATTATTCCTGCGCCATGATGCAACACATCGACAGTGATAGACATCAACAGTTCACCAAAAAGCCAGGATTTTACGCCAGTTTGGACGAGCTTATTTCCACTTTGAACTCTGTAGACCAGATGGTTCAGAAACTAAAAACTCTCGGCTCTTCATTTCATGAAAACAATGGCACAACGTCTCAAGACAGCAGCtctgaaaataaagaaaatgttctGCCTTATCAAAGTGACAATGAAAACATTGCTACCAGTAACCAAATTGTAGCAACAAGAAAGCACTGTAGTAAATACTGAAAAACCAGTTCAAAGTTCAGTTACTTGTTCCGCAAACTAGTCAAGTGATGGTTGGCCATCCACTGGATGACAACACTTTACTAATACAAGCTTCACAACTGAACTTTCGACCGACGTGCAGAAAAAGGAAAAACCCAGAAACCAGTTCAGAAGCATCTTCAtcgaaacaaagaaaaactcCCAAGGCTAATAACAGCACAGCTCTGGAGGGGAACAACTCTAATAATACAAATCTATCTACAATATTTGAAACATGAACATGATGAATGACCAAACAGCTAATGTTACAATTAATGAAATCATAGCAGGGAATGCAGAAGGTAGCTCTAGGATAGGGAATGCAGAAGGTAGCTCTAGGATAGGGAATGTAGAAGGTAGCTCTAGGATTGAGAAATGTAAAAGATAGCTCTAGGATAGGGAATGTAAAAGGTGGCTCTTGGATATATATGGAGTATAGAAGGTAGCCCTTGGACAGGGAATGCAAAAGGTAGCTCTAGGATAGGGAATGCAGAAGGTAGCTCTTGGATATTGAGTGTAGTAGGTAGCTCTTAGACAGGGAATGCAGAATGTAGCTCTAGGACAGGGAATGCAGAAGATAGCTCTAAGTTATCGAAAGCAGGTAGAAGCTCTAGAGCAGGAATCTAGAAGATAGCTCTTGGACAGGGAATCCAGAAAGTATCTTTAGAACAGGGAATACAGTAGGTAGCTCTATAGGACAGGGAAATCATGTAGTAACTCTGACAAGGAAGGCAGAAGGCAAAACTGGGAATCTAGAAAGTAGCTCTACAACTGAGAATCCAGAAGGTAGCTCTAGAACAAGAAAGGCAAAAAGATAGCTCTAAGACAGACTCCAGAAACTAGCTGAAGGACTGGAAATCTAGGATTGGGAATtccaaatttagaaaaaaatccaATAAAGGAAAAAGAACCAATTTTGTCATCAACTATGTCAAACACTACATTAGCCCAAATTAATCCCAACATATTTCTGCAATTTTTGGAAGAAATTCAAGAAAATAgagatttaaaagtatttttcatcTGAAAGTAGAATCTGATTTTGAAAACATTGGTGAGATAAAAGCTATTATGCTAGATTATTGTTGTGGCAATCAATATTTTCATATGGTACTTTTTGTAATGTAAGCTTCAATATATGTTTTagtaattgttaaaaaaaaatatttttaaagctattcctttttcaaattttgtacagcaatattatttattcttatattatttattCCTATTATACAGAATATTCAGGGCTTTAAAGGCCAGCATCATGATTGTgatataatttttaatacatcatttatttttaaaatgccatATTTGCAATCTATGAATGTTACACTACAAGCCATTTATGTAATTTATACACAAATCTATGTAACTTGTTTGTCGAAATGCAATAttgtactgtaaaaaaaatccttgtcaaaaataaacttttgtatattttttaaactctaaatcagatgctttttttttataaacattttatttaagaaTTATTTCATATTTACACAATAAATGAATTGTATAGAAATActatcaataataaatatgtacaatggaataaatattaaacattagTGATATCACATTGAGACCAAATatatgcattaaaaataaagcaGTTCTGATTTTAAGTTTTCAAATCTGAATATTTGTCCCATTAACCTTCCAAACTTTTAATTTCTATGAAACAATTCTTCTGAAGTAAATAATATACTGCTTTAGGATGTGTacaataattttgaaataaaattaaatgtttaacaaaCAATAGTAGTTACTTAAATCAAGCAAAACAAGTTCTTTCACTGCATGAACAATTTTTTCCTAAAACATGCCTAAAAGGTCTAAACAGCTAACCCCTTTGTATTCCTTTGATCTGTTTTTTGATGAGATTCTGAACACAAGACATATGGTAATGATTATACAAAATCTTatcattaaagtaaaaaaatttcccttttcagaccttacatctatagggcaaatgatgtaaaggtcacttgtttaacaaaggtgtcatgtgatCAACACAACCACCAACCATCTTCCCCAACTaacattagagctggttggactcagaggcaccctaaagatcccaaaattaaaaataccagtcatCTGGATTTGATCCCTGGATCCTTCAGTTTGGAAGTCAagccctttaccactcagccaacatGCTTCCATCTTACCATTAGTGTAATATTTGCTTAAAAGAGATGTGACACATCCTTACATGACCTGATGGTGTGGATTCTATTTGTCACTCCTGAGAATAAGGCACTACAGGAGAAATAAcaatattgacaaaaaaaaacagtcactaccaatttaaaaaatagaaaattaaacAGGAAGCTATTTACAATCAATAAGTTATTATGATTTCACTACTTGACACAACATGGTGAAAATTGCGGTAAAGATAAATCAACATAATTAGCACAGCCAAAATATCTCTTGTCATAGAACCTTTACACTGGGACATGTTGCAGTACCCATTCTGTTTTGGCCTAGCAAACAATATTTCTAGGCAggactataaataattttttcctCAGACATTGAGTTACATTCTGTTTGGTCCCTCTGTATTTCAATTAGGTGCACTACAATATTTTTCTGAGATCGATGCTTCCAGCCATTCGCTATTTGGTTGTGATGGCATCAAAAATTCTTCTGACACAGTTGCAGATGGCTTGAGCTTGATCCTAAAGGATGATTTCAAATGAGTAAACTAAAAATAGGACATTGGAAAAGGATATTTGTGTAATTAGGTCAATTTTATACAGACATTTCCCCAAGTACTTAAATGTGTTTTACTGACGTATTAAgtaaatttgtttaaatcataataataataaggcttgtccttcgagtccgaagataaatgaggaatgcagtaatTCCTGCGGCTTTGCAgccccagctatgacctacatattttgccacacccagagCAAGCATAAATCATAAATATGAATagcaaataattctttttttaaatagcaaaaacgaatgaatgaatgaatttgTCTTAGATCACTAAATCtatctcaatatttttttcccttggggTTAGCTTGTCTTATAAGTTTGCATTCTTAAGtgaatcatttttaaaatcatagttATGAATCTAGATCATATCaactctttaataataattgttGTGTGAGACAATATCTATTCTCatgattaaaatatttctagcATGTAAAATTGTCtatcactgaaaaaaaaaaagaagacatttcaatttATTTCCTTTACAAATGCACTGTAatgataaatatttgtattcaaACCAACCACTTATCTTTGCCTtatcaacaacaaaatataaacctaGGTTTGCGATCCTTACCTCAGAATGACATTGGAAGATGTAACATTTACACGTGTGTTTCCCGACCTGGCCAATTTTTACAGCAATGTTTTGGTTCTTAAAGCCGTCACTGTATTGTATCAGCTGTGCTATGGTGTGCAGGGGGTGACGCTGAAGTACTTCCTGCAGAGTAAATATAGGTTCAACATCAAGTATACCTTTAAATACACGACCAAACCCAATGTTAGCTTGCATTACAGATCATTGATTCCATTGGTTTATAGTTATTTGGATGTACTGTCTTTAATGGGATGAGTTAAGAGAAAATAACACTCTAAGAAGCAAAGTTTTTcaaaaacttttctttaaaggtcaactgttggcctttttttttcttcttttaaattacttttgcaAATATTTCATGGAAGACAATTATTTCCCCTTTGACAAATGAGTCGAGGATATAATGAGCCATATGCCACAATCAAGTAAGCAGCAATCTTCATATTCTCTTGAATAACCCTTGCAGTACTGCCCAGGTCAAAGTCATTCATCGGTCTTAACTGTCTCCTTCGATTTTGGGGTTTTCAAACTTTAAGTTTTCTAAGGTTACCATGGTTCACATCTTAACTCAAGACTACCTTTTGATGCTGGACAAATATCAAAACCTGTCAGTCTCaacatgtatttaaatttataaaagtatgtattttttagattaagtaagtaaaaattaaagttccctttcagacctttcaaactatagggcagatgatgtaaagctttcagacctttcaaactatagggcagatgatgtaaagctttcagacctttcaaactatagggcagatgatgtaaagctttcagacctttcaatctatagggcagatgatgtaaagctttcagacctttcaaactatagggcagatgatgtaaagctttcagacctttcaaactatagggcagatgatgtaaagctttcagacctttcaaactatagggcagatgatgtaaagctttcagacctttcaatctatagagcagatgatgttaaggtcatatttttctttggccaatggttagggaggatgtcaagtggccagcacaatgaccaaccgccttaactatttgaaactaatgtcaggtacccaatttAGATTAAGTAACGAAGTATATAAACTTGAGCAATGATGAAATATTGTACAATGATTAAAAGGTTGCTGACAAATAACCACAATAAGTAACTATCATAAAGATTAGTCCAACAAAATTTGTCATTGTAGAATATTTCACATCGAGAAATCTTGCTATTACCAACCTGTCCACTCGGATCTACGACTTTAATACCATGCCGTGAGACAAACATGACAACTTTATTCTCTTCTGATGCGGCGACTTGAAGTCTACCTTCAATCTAATTTAAAGACAGAGTAGATCAATAAGGTTAACTAACTAAAGaacttaaattgaaaaaaaaacaaaaacaagtattTAGTTATGTTTAACAAAGTTAGGTAACTATAACTATATAACAAAGTTAGGTAACTATAACTATATAACAAAGTTAGGTAACTATAACTATATAACAAAGTTAGGTAACTATAACTATATAACAAAGTTAGGTAACTATAACTATATAACAAAGTTAGGTAACTATAACTATATAACAAAGTTAGGTAACTATAACTATATAACAAAGTTAGGTAACTATAACTATATAACAAAGGTTAGGTAACTATAACTATATAACAAAGGTTAGGTAACTATAACTATATAACAAAGGTTAGGTAACTATAACTATATAACAAAGGTTAGGTAACTATAACTATATAACAAAGTTAGGTAACTATAACTATATAACAAAGTTAGGTAACTATAACTATATAACAAAGTTAGGTAACTATAACAGAAAAAGGTAGATAATTATAATCAAGCCAGCTAACTATAATAAAGCTAGGTaactattttgtaattttacaaTGTGGCAAGCAGAAAAAGTTTGCCTTTAAatataactaaaatatttattcagTTACCACATGATTTTTAAGTAACTGAAACAGTCACTTTATTATGATTAGTTTTTCTAAATGATCATTTACCTGATTTTCTTCAATAATATCAACCAACTGAGATTCAGTGTCTCTTTTCTTTGAGCTTGTCATAGTGATCTGTTCCACCAAACCCAGGTAATACACCTTAAAATGGAAACATtccattaatttgtattttatttatctttaacCTTACACCTGCTGAGTAGAATTTAgaattactgtttttttttactagggagggggtatctagttgaaggtttttccgtgctgccttcaggcgctcagtaaacacaactctgccccagtcgggtgtcgaacctcgagcacccttgataggtagccaagccaagccaatttcaagcgcacttggcctctcgaccacgcttcccaaaatatatgttaagttcccctttcagaccttgtgatctacagggcagatgatgtaaaggtcatctgttactgtAGCCTATggtttaatgagggtgtcatgtggccagcacaacgaccatctgCCTTTGTTTTTCCCTACCTAGTGTCAGGTAatcattagagctaggtggactcaggccaaagatcctgaaattaaaaatcccaggattcacCAGGATATAAACAAGGGACAcccggtttgaaagccaagcaaTTTACCCCTGAGTCACTGCACCTCCagcaaacaaacacaaatatgtACTTTACCTTAAAATGTACTCTTTGATGAAGAATCTTATCAACTCTTTCCTTGTCATTTTCATTACTTGAATTACTCTGTGGGAAGACATATTTATCTAATATATACAGCAGAAAGTAaggtatatatgtatgtatatatgttctGAAATCAacccgtttgaccaatctttaaataaaacttgGGATACAAATACATGTTccttagattttatttttagatcacGGTGGAGACTGTAATGTATGTTTAATGCCCCTCTCACAAACTTATCTAATatgatacaaaaagaagatgactatgtcctacgtgtcatgcatggGGTCCCACTATGATTGACTATGTgactatattatattttatatagactTTGTAGATCTGGTATCTTACAATAAGATTAAAGATAGGCTGATAGTCAGTATTGGTatctatataaagtatataattataatttattataatataataatatttataatatataataattaatatatatttataatatttcattattcattattatgattatttgtAGAGTACCATTTGACTATCCACTGATTCTTTACTGCCATTATGATATGGATTCGACTTAGGCAAGggcaattttttaaacataattagATCTTGGTATGGATCTAAGTGGACTGCGTCACCaaagataattagatctagaactatatagaGATCTATTCTGTATACATCGAAATATTAATTCGATCAAGAaagtaaatttagatctaggttaGTTGGTTAGTTTACAAATAAGGAAAtgggaaataaaaaagttgtgcCAAAACAAAAGACcagtattttgttttcaagatAAAAAGGAAAGATGCATCGATAGACCCGTTTgcttaaaataatttacttaattgaataaaaaaaaattaatgaaccaaaaaaacaacaacaacaacacaaaaagcaccaataattaaatgtatgtaaaaaagagctagagtctagatctagaactaataaACATTGTAAACttcaatttatatattttaaactgGCAAGTGTTGTATTTAAGaagtaaataatgtttttaaataaatacgaGAATTATTTTATGTCGTTTAACAAGGatctaatgttattttttttcgttaaacaaaaatattttcttttaaaatggtaattaaataatacacatttactaaaatcgtattttaagttaaatttttttatctAGGTCTGTGACTTTTGTTTTGCCCGCATCTAATGTTTATACCGTCGTTAAACATGGCGTCTAAGGACCGTCGTAAGAGCGATAGAAAACTGAACAAGAAATCCGACGAAGTCAGTGTTGATAAAACAGAAGAAATTTTGACTGTTATCTCAGAAAGTATTGAGAGTCAAGTCTCTGAAGCTACTGTATCAGTGGTGGAATCAGAAAAAATTTCCAAAGAAGTAACTCCAGAACCTGTTTATGATGAACCAACTTTATCTGAACTGATAATAGAAAGGTAACTAACTAggtttaaaaatagaaagaaaacaaaacccaGAACTAACTAATagatttttatagatctatattgttaaaaatttataaaaaaattttttttttaaatccagtcTCTGAACTATTTATTAGTTTAATATTTCAAGTAGATTCTTAAACgcttaaactttatttttacaattataaatCGTTAATGATACTTAACTTttgatgatctagatctagactctagatatatGGACACAAATCTAATTtttgaataattatttaatatgaaatatCTGTTCCTCAAGTAACAGTCTTAAGCTCACTactgtttttattttagctaAATGACCTACCTAATTGCactagttcaggaacaaaagatTATTTGGAGATGATTGTATAtagaaaaagttttgttttcacTAAGATTATGAAATttacaataaatgaaaaaaacaaacttttacagAATCATGACATCTACAGCAGTTTACCAAatcatatttcaaaataaataaatgaatatttttttttacacttaatttttccattaaaattatttaaaaacgtTATTGATAAAAAATCACCAatctataaaattaaatacattacattattcatgatttttgtcttttcataattaaaaacaagaaaaacgtaCATATATTTTTCTCTAATCATAATCAATTGTGTAAATAGCTGCACTTGTGAAAAAGTTAAAGGGCTCTATCAAGGCGAAGGTGAAGCAAGATTTAAAGATGGACATACTTACAAGGTATGATAATTTACTTTTCCCTTAAACTAAAAAAAGGAATTAACAATTAAAGTCTATCAATGGTGAATagatttataaacatttaaaatatatttttaaaatcatagaaACATATTTGGCTACCTTGAAACTTGTTTATTATGATGGttactatatttataatttttgtaaaataaaaaaacaactattaaacCATTCTtttgaccttttaaaaaattgtatcgCTATctattgtacttttttttaggGCCAATTCATGGATGGGCTTATGCATGGCCAAGGAGCCTATTGCTGGACAGACGGAGTTACTTATCAGGTTGTactttttatctttgttttgaAATTTACAACTTTCTCACTTTCAGATcatttacagtaaaaaaaaaagatgacaattaaattacaatttttttatagcTTGCATTACAAAACAAATGATAAACCTTGCCTTATCTTACCTTAAAATACTTGTGAATTTTGCAAGAAaagagtttgaaaaaaaatctaaaagtaAACATAATTCAATCACATATTGAGATTATTTTAATAGAATACTCTagtgcaggggtgggcaaattatggAACGTGGTCCACGTGCGGCCCTCCGGAGTGTTATATTCGGCCCACagacacctacagaaattagGTGTGCCCACAGATTATACCTATAAAAATGCAaaggtattaaaaataaacaattttaaatgtctATTGAAACTATAgaacttctgattcttatcactcATGAGGAGGAGgcaagaaacattgtctctacatgtcattctTAAAGaagtaaatgaagattattcttattgacAATATTACGAAACTTTCAGTTGAAAGACAAAacctcaggccagtatttattcaatgctatgaagaaatGTGTTGAAAGAGTTTGGTTGGCTTGGAGCAAGATGGCGAGTATAACAACTCATGGAGCCCTTGATTTGAgtgagaaaaacatttttaaaaataaaaaaataaagaacaatatcccaaccataaactatAAACGAGAAAGTTTACGCAAAGCTGCGTTGAATATTAAACAGATTATAAAGAAAAGTATCTCAGTAATCAAACCTATCAGAGCAAGGGGTCTTAACCACAGACAGTTCtgagaagtacttgaagatttggaaactaaacattcagatgtttggtaCACAGTAGTATTCGATGGCTTAGTATGGACTATTTACTGAGAAGAAtatatggaatctcaaggaagaaactgTTATATTCATATGAaggactgtgactttgttactaatatttctactGAAAAGTCAAAGACAGACTTTATGTTTGACATGTGGAACATAGCTGTGGAATGTTTGCACATGAAGTGTATGTGCATGTCaaatttttcaaacaaagctttcccatttctccagTCAAGCAAGTggaaacaggttttgtcattttctttgCTAAatggtgaaactatttctagtgaaatggattgaaagtacaaaataaatctatattcaaatacaaaaacaaaatttaataaaatactctgaaagacacaaagataaaggcacattccttgtcccatatgctaggacaaatttgtacaaatgctcctccttccctagtgctattagagcatgaaatgggttgcctgagctagcca
The DNA window shown above is from Biomphalaria glabrata chromosome 5, xgBioGlab47.1, whole genome shotgun sequence and carries:
- the LOC106066529 gene encoding integrin beta-1-binding protein 1-like, with translation MFKKLPLPKSNPYHNGSKESVDSQMSNSSNENDKERVDKILHQRVHFKVYYLGLVEQITMTSSKKRDTESQLVDIIEENQIEGRLQVAASEENKVVMFVSRHGIKVVDPSGQEVLQRHPLHTIAQLIQYSDGFKNQNIAVKIGQVGKHTCKCYIFQCHSEDQAQAICNCVRRIFDAITTK